One part of the Quercus lobata isolate SW786 chromosome 7, ValleyOak3.0 Primary Assembly, whole genome shotgun sequence genome encodes these proteins:
- the LOC115951209 gene encoding T-complex protein 1 subunit theta-like codes for MGLQMQSHGIQSMLKEGHKHLSGLDEAVLKNIGACKALSIITGTSLGPNGMNKMVINHLDKLFVTNDAATIVNELEVQHPAAKILVLASKAQQEEIGDGANLTISFAGELLQNAEELIRMGLHPSEIISGYTKAINKTVEILEELVENGSETMDVRNKDQVLSRIRAAVASKQFGQEDILCSLVADACIQVCPKNPANFNVDNVRVAKLLGGGLHNSTVVRGMVLKSDAVGSLKQIERAKVAVFVGGVDSSATETKGTVLIHSAEQLENYSKTEEAKIEELIRSVADSGAKVIVSGAAVGEMALHFCERYKLMVLKISSKFELRRFCRTTGAVAMVAVPTSLTQPNPDDLGYVDSISVEEIGGVRVIIVKNEEGGNSVSTVVLRGSTDSILDDLERAVDDGVNTYKAMCRDSRVVPGAAATEIELAKRVKEFSYKETGLDQYAVAKFAESFEMVPKTLAENAGLNAMEIISSLYAEHASGNSKVGIDLKEGVCKDVSTLCVWDLYITKFFALKYAADAACTVLRVDQIIMAKPAGGPKRDQPAGMDED; via the exons ATGGGATTACAAATGCAGTCACATGGAATACAATCAATGCTGAAAGAAGGCCATAAACACCTCTCTGGTCTCGACGAAGCCGTTCTCAAGAACATCGGTGCCTGCAAGGCACTGTCCATTATCACTGGGACCTCTCTTGGTCCCAATg GTATGAACAAGATGGTTATCAATCATTTAGACAAGCTGTTTGTGACCAACGATGCCGCCACTATTGTGAATGAACTTGAGGTTCAGCATCCTGCTGCTAAGATTCTTGTTTTGGCCAGCAAGGCCCAACAAGAGGAAATTGGGGACGGTGCTAATTTGACAATTTCTTTTGCTGGGGAGCTCCTTCAAAATGCTGAGGAACTTATAAGGATGGGCCTGCACCCAAGTGAGATCATCAGTGGGTACACTAAAGCCATCAATAAGACAGTTGAAATCTTGGAAGAGCTGGTTGAGAACGGTTCTGAGACTATGGATGTGCGTAATAAGGATCAAGTACTTTCTCGCATCAGAGCCGCTGTTGCTAGCAAGCAGTTTGGTCAAGAAGATATCTTGTGCTCCCTTGTTGCTGAT GCATGCATCCAAGTGTGCCCGAAGAACCCAGCAAACTTTAATGTTGATAACGTCCGTGTTGCTAAGCTCTTGGGAGGAGGTCTGCATAATTCTACAGTAGTTCGGGGCATGGTTTTGAAAAGTGATGCTGTGGGGAGTTTAAAGCAAATCGAGAGGGCAAAG GTTGCTGTGTTTGTTGGTGGTGTTGATTCTTCTGCAACTGAAACGAAAGGAACTGTCTTAATTCATTCTGCTGAGCAG CTAGAAAACTACTCAAAAACTGAAGAAGCAAAGATTGAGGAGCTTATCAGATCAGTTGCAGATTCAGGTGCCAAAGTAATTGTCAGTGGAGCAGCGGTAGGAGAGATGGCATTACACTTCTGTGAGCGTTATAA GCTCATGGTTCTGAAGATCTCTTCAAAATTTGAGTTGCGTCGATTTTGCCGAACAACTGGTGCTGTTGCAATGGTAGCTGTGCCTA CCAGCCTAACCCAGCCTAACCCAGATGATTTGGGATATGTTGATTCTATTTCAGTTGAGGAAATTGGTGGTGTTAGG gTCATTATTGTCAAGAATGAAGAAGGTGGGAACTCTGTTTCCACTGTGGTTTTACGAGGAAGTACTGATAGTATACTAGATGACCTTGAAAGAGCAGTTGATGATGGAGTCAACACCTACAAG GCTATGTGCCGGGACAGCCGTGTCGTACCTGGAGCTGCGGCTACTGAGATTGAGTTAGCTAAAAGAGTGAAGGAATTCTCATACAAAGAAACAGG ATTGGATCAGTATGCAGTAGCAAAATTTGCTGAAAGTTTTGAGATGGTTCCTAAAACGCTGGCTGAGAATGCTGGGCTTAATGCAATGGAGATCATATCTTCTCTATATGCTGAACATGCATCTGGTAATAGCAAAGTGGGTATTGACTTGAAGGAAGGTGTTTGCAAGGATGTCTCAACCTTGTGTGTCTGGGACCTTTACATCACTAA GTTCTTTGCTCTCAAATATGCTGCAGATGCTGCTTGCACTGTACTGCGGGTGGACCAG ATTATAATGGCAAAACCAGCAGGTGGTCCAAAGAGAGATCAGCCTGCAGGGATGGATGAGGACTAG